In Candidatus Woesearchaeota archaeon, the DNA window AAAAAAAAAGAATCAACAGAATTAAGGATTTCTACTATTGAAAAACAAGAACAAAGATTTCAAGAAAAAGCAAAGTCTATGCAAGAAGAATTAATGAAAGAAATAAAAGGTGATTAAAGTGATCCCACTTTCAGAACAACTTCCTTCCATTATTGGATTATTAAATGAACTTAGTGATGATGCATGTTTACCTAAAAATGTTAAATTTAAGATTCAAAACGTTATTCAAATTTTAAATAATTCTGAAGAACCAACTATCAGAGCCAACAAAGCCTTGCAAGAATTAGATGATATAAGTGAAGACAACAACCTTCACCAATACATAAGAACACAAATTTGGAATGTGGTTAGTATATTATCCAAAATCAATTAACTCTAAATTATATTTAGTGAGATATATTTTAATAATATACTTCTATTTTTGATAAATTTAGAATAGTTTGAACTTATTTTTAAACAAATAATAATAAGGAATTGCAACCCCATTTTCAAGGAAAATAAATTGGAAAGATAAAAATCTGATCTTCCCTTTGATATTTTTGACTTCTATATATCTCCCTATACCAAA includes these proteins:
- a CDS encoding UPF0147 family protein — translated: MIKVIPLSEQLPSIIGLLNELSDDACLPKNVKFKIQNVIQILNNSEEPTIRANKALQELDDISEDNNLHQYIRTQIWNVVSILSKIN